GCGCCACGTCGCAACTGGTGCCGCCCATGTCGAAGGTGATGATGTTGTCGATGCCTACCTTGCCGCTGGCGCCCAACGACGAGATTACGCCGCCCGCCGGTCCCGACAGCACCGTGGCCACGGGGATGCGCGCCGAGGTCTTGAACGTGGACACGCCGCCGTTGGACTGCATGATGTAGAGTTGCGGCGTGGTGACCCCCATCTCCCGCAGGCGGTCTTCGAGGCTGCCCAGGTATCGGCTCATCACCGGCGCGATGTAGGCGTTGATGACCGTCGTGCTCATCCGGTAGAACTCGCGGATCTGGGGCAGCACCTCGCACGACAGCGACAGGCTCGCCTCCGGGAACTCCTGGGCCATGATCTCCTTGACGGCCAGCTCGTGTTCGAGGTTCAGGAAGGAGAACAGGAAGCACACGGCCACGGACTCGACGCCCTTGGCCTTGAGCCGGCGGATGGCTTCCGCCGCTTGCGCCGGGTCCACCGGCGTGAGCGCGTTGCCCTGGAAATCCACTCGTTCGCGCACCTCCTCGGTGGTGTAGGGGGCGGCCAACAGGCGCGGCTTCTCGAAGAACAGGTCGTAGGTCACCGGCCCGTAGCCCCGGCTCTGCTCCATGACCTCGTAGATGCCGCGGAAGCCCTCGGTCACCAAGAGCCCGGTGACCGCTCCCTTCTCCTCCAGCAGGGCGTTGGTGCCCACCGTGGTGCCGTGGGAAAAAAAGCTCACGTCGCCGGCCGGCACGCCCTGGTCGAGCAGCTCCCGGACCCCGTTGAGCACCGCCTGGAACGGTTCTTTCGGGGTCGAGGGCACCTTGGTGATGCTGATCTCGCCGCTGTCCTCGTTGAAGAATACGAAGTCGGAGAAGGTCCCGCCGGTGTCCACCGCTACTCGATATCGCGCCATCGGAGTTGCGTTAACATGATTTGTGGGGGCGTTCAATTTCCGTGCGCGCCACGATGCCGATCGACCGGAAGACCGGGGTGCGAACACCGCCGGATGGGGGTTTCCACCGCGCCGCGCTGCTTGACAGTGGCCGCGGTTTCCCGATAGAGCAGTGCTGGAAAACTACGCGGCCACAGGAGCCGCCGCGGGCCGCGGCGGCCGGAGAGGAGCACTCATGATCGAAGGTTTGCAGGGAAAAGTGGTGATCGTCACGGGCGGCGGGCACGGCATCGGCAAGGCGTATTGTGAAGGGTTTACCAAGTCCGGTTCGCGCGTGGTGGTGGCGGACATCGACAAGGACGCGGCGGAACAGGTGGCCGCCGACCTGGGCAAGATGAGCGAGGCGGGTTCCCTGGCGGTGCGCGTGGACGTGTCCGACGACGACTCCACCCAGCAGATGGTGGCCAAGACCGTCGAGCAGTTCGGCCGCGTGGACGTGCTGGTGAACAACGCGTCGATCTTCGCCACCATTCCCATGAACCGGGGCCGCATCGAGGAGATCAGCATTGAGGAATGGGACAAGCTCATGTCCGTGAACCTCAAGGGCGTGTTCCTTTGCTGCCGCGCGGTGTTGCCGCAGATGCGCCAGCAGAAGTCCGGCAAGATCATCAACGTGGCCTCCGGCACCGCGCTCTCCGGCCCTCCGGGACGCATTCACTACGTGGCCTCCAAGGCCGGCGTCATGGGCTTCAGCCGCACGCTGGCGCGGGAGGTGGGGGACGACAACATCCAGGTCAACATCCTGTGCCCCGGATCGACCCTGTCCGAGGTGAACCCCACCGAGGAGATCCTCAAGATGCGTGAGAGCAGCATCGGACAGCGCGCTATCAAGCGCGTTCAGGTCCCCCAGGACCTGGTCGGCGGCGTGCTGTTCATGGCTTCGCCCCTGGCCGACTTCATGACCGGCCAGACCCTGGTGGTGGACGGCGGCCAGAACATGCACTGACAATTCAGGGCGGGGTAAGGCGGGGATGGCGCATGGCCGGATATGCCGGCACCATCGGCCGGCTCGTTGACCTGCTCGGCCGGGCCGCCGTCCTCACCGATCCGGCCGAGCTGGATCTGCACGCGTGGGACGCCCTGAGCGACAGCCGCATCCACCCCGCACACCCCATCGTCCCCGTTCATCCACTGTGCGTCTGCACCCCCGCGGACACCGGCGAGGTCCAGGCCGTGGTGCGGCTGGCCAACGAGGTCCGGGTCCCGCTGGTGCCCTACGGCGGCGGCTCCGGACTGATGGGCGCGGCGGCCTCCCTCACGCCGGGCATCGTCGTGGACCTGCGGCGGATGGGCGCCATCCTGGAGATCGATGCGGATTCGCTCACGGTCCGTGTCCAGGCCGGGGCCGTGTTGGAGACCGTCGACGCGGCGCTGCGGGCCTTGGGGCTCATGCTGGGCCACGATCCCTGGACCCTGCCGGTGGCCACGGTGGGGGGCACCGTCTCCACCGACAGTCTCGGCTACCGCGGCGGCAAGTACGGCTCCATGGGGAGCCAGGTGCTGGGGCTGGAGGCGGTGCTGCCCCAAGGGGAGGTGTGCCGCACTCCCGCCGTGAGCAAGCGCTCCACGGGCGTCGATCTCAAGCACCTGTTCATCGGCGGCGAAGGCTGTTTCGGAATCCTCACCGAGGTAACGCTCCGGCTCTTTCCGGTCCCCGAGACACGCTCCCTCCATGCCTTGCGGTTCGGCTCCTTCGCCGCGGGCTTCGAGGCGGTGCGCGACCTTGCCCGCGCCGGCTGCCGGCCGATCCTCCTCGACTACGGCGACGAGACCGAGGACCCGGACGGGCCCTCGGTCCTGTATCTGGGCTTCGAAGGGAACGCCGATCTGGCGGGCGCGGAAGAGCGCGTGGCGCTGGACGGCTGCAGGCGCCGCGGCGCCCGGAAACTCGCGGGCGAGCGGGCGGAGCGCTTCTGGCGCGAACGCCACTCCGCGGCCCGGCGCTTTGCCGCCAACCGGAGCGAGCGCCGTAAACGTGGCGGGGACGGGGTGCACCAGGATTGGGTCCACGTGGCCCTGCCGGCAGGGCAAGTGCTGACCTTCCGGCGGGAGGCCATCGCCCTCGCCGCGGCCCGCGGGGTGCGTTTCCGCGAGAGCGGGCTCTGGACCGGCCCCGAATTGTTCTCCCTGCGGCTCGCGAAGGAGGGCGGCGACCGGGCCCGGGCCGAACTGGGCGACGCCGTAGCGGCGCTGCTGGACCGCGTTCACGCTTACGGCGGGTCCGTGGAATACTGCCACGGCGTGGGTGTCAAGCTGGCCCCCTTCATGGCCCGCGAGCACGGCCGGAGCCTCGAGCTGATGCGCTCGCTCAAGCGCTGCCTGGACCCCAACGGCATCATGAATCCCGGCAAGCTGGCCCTGTGACGCGCTGAGTGTCGCGCCCCATACCCCGCCCTTTGACAATTTATTCAAATGTGGATACCCTCCGGTTCAGGAATGAGACGACAAATCTATCGGAGACGGGCGGACAGCCTGAACGGTCAAGAAGGAACTGCACCCACGGGGGCGGTTCCTTTTTTTGTCGGATGGCCGCCGACGGGAGGGTACCGTGTTGCGTGAGCAGTTGGAAACACTCGCGGTTCTTCAGGACATCGATCTCGAAGTGAAGGAGCACAAGGACGCGCAGACCGAACGGCGCCAGGAAATGGAGACGCGCGAGCGCGATATCGCCCGACTGGCGGCCGAGGTGAAGACGTTGAAGGAGACGTGGGAGGACCGGGACCGCGTACGCCGCGACAAGGAGCAGGTAATCCACGACGCCAACCGGAAGGCCACCGACAAGCGCATGCGCATGAGCCATGTGAAAAACCTCAAGGAACTCCAGGCGCTCCAGCGGGAGATCGGCGTCATCAAGGAGTCCAACGCCATCCTGGAAGAGGAACTGATCGAGGTGATGACCGACCTCGAGGAACACGAGGGGATCCTCAAGCAGAAGGAAGAGGAGTTGACCGGCCTCCAGGACGACTGGAACCAGAGAAAAGGGCCCTTGGTGCAGGAAATCGCGGACCTGGAGCACAAGATCGACCAGACTCGTGACCTGCGCGCCGCCACCGCGTCACGCCTGAACGACGATCTGGTGGGTCGTTACGAGCTGCTGTTCAACCGCCGCGGCGGCACGGCGGTGGTGGTGGTGTCGTCGGCCATCTGCCAGGCCTGCTACATGAACATTCCGCCGCAGCTTTGGAACGACGTGCTGCGCAACGAGCGCGTGAACCTCTGTCCGAGTTGCCAGCGCATTCTCTTCTACAACCCGCCGGCTCCCGAACAGGGCGGCCAACCCTAGTGTCCTGTCTGTGAGACAGGACACTAGGGTTGCGTCCAGGCCCCGCAAGCGGGAAACTGAGGCCTGGACCAGCGGACCAGACGGTCGCCTCCGCCTTGCGTGGAGGAGGAAAGTCCGGACTCCACAGGACAGGGTGGCCGTTAACGGCGGCCTCGAGCGATCGGGGGAAAGTGCCACAGAAAACACACCGCCCGGCGGGTTCCGGCTTCACGCCGAACCCTCGGGTAAGGTTGAAAAGGCGAGGTAAGAGCTCACCGGTCCGCCAGTGATGGCGGATGCTTGGTAAACCCCACCCGGAGCAAGACCAAATAGGAGGGTTGGGTCGTCCGCCTGAAGCCCTCGGGTAAGGTCGCTGGACCCCGCGAGCAATCACGGGGCTAGATGAATGACCGTCCCGCTTCTCGTTGGGAAGCGTCACAGAATCCGGCTTACCGGTCCGCTGGTCCCCCTCCCCCCGTTCGGCGGCGACCCGCCGCGAACATACACACCGTCCCACCCATTCCGCCGACCGGCGCGCCGTCGAGGCCGCGCCGTCAAGTTTATTTCCGCCCGCGCAGGCTCGCGACCAAGTCCTCAAGTCCACATCTTGTGGCCGTTCCCCCCCTTTTCGGGTCGGGACCAGCCAGATGTGGGAACAACCCATGCCTTCGATGCCCGTCGGGCTACACCACGGATCCCGAAAATTGTGACGTTTTCGTGTTGACGAGGGGTTGGTGCAACGGTATATTCGCCTTCAGGTGGGATAAAGTGGGATAAAATCCCATGGTTTCAGCTCGGTCTCACCGAGAGTGCAAGGCAATGTTCCGCGGACGTTACGAGCATACGGTCGATACCAAGGGGCGGCTGAGCATTCCGGCCAAGTATCGCGAAGTCCTCCTGGGCAAGGGAGATCCTCGCCTCATTATCACAAACTTCGTGGTCAGCTCCAAACGCTGCCTCGACGTCTATCCGCTGGACGAATGGACGGCGCTGGAGGAGGCGGTGCGTCAGAGGCCCAAGTTCGATCCCAACATGGTGCGGTTTCAGACCTATTATCTCGGCGGAGCCATGGAATGCGAGGTGGACACGCACGGACGCATTCTCATTCCCCCCACGTTGCGCAAGTACGCGGACCTCAAGCGCGACGTGATGCTGGTATCGGCGGGGGAGAAGTTTCGCATCTGGGACAAGGACGCCTGGGACACGGTGTTCACGGAGGCTGAAGAGCAACTCATGGAGGATCCGGGCTCGTTCTCGGACTTGGGCCTGTGAGTCACGAGGCGATACCGGAAGAAAGGAGCGATCCATGATCGGACTCGACCGAAAGGCCATTCAGGATATCGCCGTGATCGACGTCAACGGCGACATCGACCTCCGGGAGATGGTTCGGATCAAGGACATGATCGGCGGCCTGATCGAGAAGGAACGGCACAAGGTAGTGCTGAACCTCAAGGCCGTGGATCACATCAACTACCTGAGCATCGGGGTCTTGCTGGACCGCCTGAAACTGCTGCGCGAGATGAACGGCGACCTCAAGATCTCGGGCATGAGTCCGCACCTGAAGGACATCTTCCGGGTGGTGGGCATGGACGGGGTGTTCGAATACTACGCCTCGCTGGACGAGGCCATCGAAAGTTTCGATGACGACTGGGAGGGGGCGGCCACCTGTCATTGAACGGCCGCCGCCATGAGCTACGCGCACGAGCCCGTAATGCTTCATGAGGTGCTGGATATTCTCGCGCCGTCGCCGTCGCGGCGCTACCTGGACGCCACCGTGGGAGGCGGCGGACACGCGCGCGAGATCCTGCGCCGGTCGTCTCCGGACGGCGAACTTCTGGGTCTCGACTGGGACGACGACGCCGTGGACGCGGCCGGGCGCGCCCTGGCGGGATTCGGCGGGCGCGTGGTCCTGCGCCGGGCGGGATTCACCGAGGCGCCCGCGGTGCTCGACGAGCTGGGTTGGGCGGGCGTGGACGGCATGCTGCTGGACCTGGGGCTGTCCTCGCATCAACTCGACGTTCCCGACCGGGGCTTCGGTTTCGCCAACGATGCGCGGCTCGACATGCGCATGGACCGGCGCCGGTCACCGGACGCGCACGAGCTGGTGAACACGCTGCCGGTGAGTGAGCTGGGGGAACTGATACGCGAGTTCGGCGAGGAACCGGGGGCGCGCCGGATCGCGCGCGCCATCGGCGCGGAAAGGCGCGGAACGACCATCGAGACCACCCGGCAACTGGCCGGGATCGTGGCCCGGGCCCTGGGTGGCGCGGGCGGGCGGCCCCGGGGCGCGCGCACGCCGGCGACTCACCCGGCCACCCGGACGTTCCAGGCCCTGCGCATCGCCGTGAACCGGGAGTTGGAAAACCTGGAGACGTTTCTCGAAACGGCCTACGAGATGCTGCGCGCCGGCGGGCGGCTCGTCATCATCTCGTTCCATTCAATGGAGGACCGGCTGGTCAAGCGCGCCTTCCACAAATGGGGTCTGGATTGCGTGTGCCCACCGCGCCTCCCCGGATGTGTCTGCGGCTGGAGCCGCAAGGCCGCCGTGGTGACGCGCAAACCACGCGTGCCCGGCAAGGAAGAGGTGCGGGCCAATCCCAGGGCGCGCTCGGCGCGGCTCCGGGCGGTCGAAAGGGTCTAGGAGCCTGTCGGATTTGGTTTGGCGTCCTTCGACTTCGCTTCGCTACGCTCAGGACGAACGGTTTTGGAAACCTGTTTCCGTTCGTCCTGAGCGTAGCGAAGCGAAGTCGAAGGACGCCATCTAGGAGGGGCCATGTTCAGAGCCGGTCAGGAACCGACCAAGGCAACGGGCGTTCTCGATCGGCAGGATGTGGCCGAAGCCCGGGTCGCGGCGCGGCGCGGCGACGCATTGTGGCCCATCGTGTTGAGTTGCCTGCTGGTGGCCTTGGCGTTGCTGCTGGTGTGGCAGCGGCTGCGCGTCGTGCAACTGGGCTACGTGCTCTCCACCGCCGCCAAGCTGGAGCGCCGGCTGGAGCAGACGAATCGCGAATTGAAGCTGGAGTTGGGGTCCCTGACGGCTCCCGACCGCGTGGAGACCATGGCGCGGAAGCGTCTCGGACTCAAGGACCCGGAGGGTAAGCGGGTCGTCGTCGTGCCATGACCAAGGAAAACCCACAGGATCTTGCCGCGAGAATGCGCTTCCGGTTGCGGCTGGCCGGGGGCCTGCTCCTGGTGCTGTTGCTGGCGGTGGCGCTTCGCGCCATACAGCTCCAGGCCTTCGACGGCGAGCGGCTCGCGCGCATGGGCGAGCGGCAGCACCTCCAGGAATGGATCGTCCAGCCCGAGCGCGGCACCATCTTCGGCCGCGACGGCGATGCACTGGCCATCAGCATCGAGGCCCAGTCGGTCTACGTGCGCCCACGGCGCCTGAAGGTCACCGGCAAGGTCGTGGCCGACGTGGCGCGGGCGCTGGACATGAAGCGCGGCGACGTGCGCCGCAGGATGACCGCCAGCGAGCCCTTCGTATGGCTCAAGCGCCAGGTGACGCCGCGCGAGGCGCAGCGGGTGCGCCGGCTCAAGATCGAAGGAGTCGGTTTCTACCACGAGCCCAAACGGTATTACCCGCAAGGGCGGCTCGCCGGGCAGGCCCTGGGGGTCGTGGGCAGGGACGCCCAGGGCCTCGAAGGGGTCGAGCGCAGCTACGACCGCTACATACGCGGGGAGACCAGTTCGTGGGTGGTGGAGCGCGACGCGTTGGGCCGCCGCATGCTGGTGGCGGGCCTGGACGAGTTGAAGCTCCAGCCCGGGCCTGACGTGCACCTGACGCTGGATACCGCGCTCCAGCATCTGGCGGAAAAGCACCTGGAAGCGACGGTCAAGCGCTACCGCGCCAAGGGCGGGACCGTGGTGATGGCCGACCCTTATACGGGCGCGATCCTGGCGCTGGCCAGCTACCCGTTCTTCGATCCCAACCAGTACCAGACCCAGGAACGGAGCCGCTGGCGCATCCGCGCGGTCACGGATACCTACGAGCCGGGTTCCGTCTTCAAGGCCGTGCTGGCGGCGGCCGCCCTGGAGGACGGTGTCGTGGGGCAGGAGGACCTGATCTTCTGCGAGTACGGCAAGTACGTCTACGGCGGCCGTACCATCCATGACTTCAAGGAATACGGCTGGCTGTCGTTCGCCAAGGTCCTTCAGCTCTCCAGCAATATCGGCGTCGCGAAGGTGGCGCACAAGCTCGGCAAGGAGCGCTACCACCGTTACATTCGCCGCTTCGGCTTTGGAGAGAAGACCGGCATCGACCTCCTGGGAGAACGGAAAGGGACGGTGCGCCCTCACCACCAGTGGTACAAGGTGGACCTTGCCGCGGCCTCGTTCGGGCAGTCCATCGGGGTGACCCCCCTGCAGATGGTCATGGCCTTCTCCGCCATCGCCAACGGCGGCCTGCTCATGCGTCCCTACCTCGTGGACCGGGTGGTGGGCGAGGACGGCCGCGTGCTGTTCCGGAACAAGCCGGAAATGCTGCGCCGCGTGGTTTCGCGCGAGACCGCCCGCAAGGTGGTCGACATCCTCAAGGGCGTCGTGGCCGAGGGCGGCACCGGCTCCCGTGCCGCCCTCGCGGGGTTCGAAACGGCGGGCAAGACCGGCACTTCCCAGAAGGCCGACCGCGTCAAGGGGGGCTATTCGAAGAAGCGGGTGGCCTCGTTCGCCGGGTTCGTGCCCGCCGACGAGCCCCGCTTCGTGCTCCTGACCCTGGTGGACGAACCGACGGTTCAAGTCTACGGCGGCCTGGTGGCGGCGCCGCTGTTCCAGCGCATCGCCGGCCCGGCGCTGCACGCGCTCGGACAGAAGCCCGACCGCCGCCTTCTCGAGGCGCCGTCCTCGGCCGGGAAGGTTGGCGTCGTCCGGGTGTCGCGTGCAGGGACCCGGCGCGGGAAGGCCGGTTCCGGCGGGCCGAACCTCATCGGCATGAGCATGCGCCAAGCCGTCGACGAGGCCAGGAAGCTCCGGCTCTCGGTGGTGCTCCGGGGGCACGGCTACGTCGCGGCGCAAAGGATGGACCGGGGCGGCCGCCGCCTCGTCCTGACGCTCAAGGAATGATGCCGATGCTGCTGCGGGAGCTGCTGCATACACCGGATGTCCGGGACGAACGGGGCCCCGTGGACCACCAGGTCCAGGGGCTCGCGTGCGATTCACGCCGGGTACGTCCGGGTTCCGTCTTCTTCGCCCTGCCGGGGCAGCGCGCCGACGGCCATGACTTCGTCGGCGACGCCGTGCGGCGGGGCGCGGCGGCGGTGGTGGTGGAGCGGCCCGTGGCGGTGCCTTCCGGGACCGCCTGCGTGAGGGTGTCCGACGCGCGCCGCGCCATGGCTCACGCGGCGGCGGTGTTCTTCGGCCGTCCGAGCCGCTCGCTCGTCCTGGTGGGCGTCACCGGGACCAACGGCAAGACAACGGTCACCTACCTGCTGGAGGCGATCTTCGGCGCGGCGGGGCGCGCCTGCGGGGTCATCGGCACCATCAGCCGGCGTTACGGCGGACGGCAGCAGCCCGCGCTCCTTACCACGCCCGAGTCCCTCGAGATCGAGGAGCTGCTGGCGGAGATGGCAGGCGCCGGCGTGGGCTTCGTCGCCATGGAGGTTTCTTCCCACGCGCTGGACCTCCATCGGGCGCACGGGCTGGATTTCGACGCGGCGGTGTTCACCAACCTGTCGCGCGACCACCTGGACTATCACGGCGACATGGAGTCGTACTTCCGCAGCAAGGCGCGGTTGTTCACGGAGTGCCTGCGCGCCAGCGTCAAGGAACGGCCGGTCGCGGTCATCAACGCGGACGACGCGCGCGGGCTCGAGCTGGCGCGGCTCACCCGGGACGCCGGGCTGGCGGCCCTCACCTACGGCCGCTCGTCCCGTTGGGACGTCCATCCGGTGCGCCTGGACAGCGACGTGGACGGCTTGCGCGGCACCTTGGCATGCGGCGGGCAAGAGATCGAGTTCGCGTCGCCGCTCATGGGCGAGATCAACCTGGAGAACATCCTGGCGGCGGCCGGGACGGCCTGGGCGTTGGGGGCGGCGCCGGAAGCCATCGTCTCCGGACTTGCCCGGCTGGAGCGCGTGCCGGGGCGGCTGGAGCGCGTGCCCAACGGCTTGGGGGTCACCCTGGTGGTGGACTACGCGCACACGCCGGACGCCTTGGACAAGGTCATCCGTGCCTTGCGGCCGTTGACCCGGGGACGGCTGATCACGGTGTTCGGCTGCGGCGGCGACCGGGATGCCGGCAAGCGTCCGCTCATGGGGGAGGTCGCCGCCGGCGCGAGCGACGCCGTGGTGGTTACCTCGGACAACCCTCGCGGCGAGGAGCCCCTGGCGATCATCCGCGGCATCGAGGACGGCGTGCGCCGCGGCGGCATGCAACGCATCGACGACGGCGCCGGGAGCGCGCACCGCGGTTACCGCGTGGAGCCCGACCGGCGCGCCGCGATTCGCCTGGGCCTGTCGCTGGCGGATCCCGGCGACGTGCTGCTGGTGGCGGGCAAGGGGCACGAGGACTACCAGATCGTCGGCGGGAGCAGGGTCCATTTCGACGACCGGGAAGTGCTGCGGGAGGAAGCCGCCAGATCACTGGCTTGACGGTCGAGGGATGACGGTGCGCGAAGGGTCATGGATTGGAGCATCGAAGAGTTGGCGCGGGCGGCCGGGGGGACCATCGTCCAGCGCGGCGCCGCGCTTCGGGTCGGCGAGATCTGCACGGACTCGCGCCGGGTGGCGCGGAACGGCGTGTTCGTGGCGCTCCGGGGCGAGCTGCATGACGGACACGCGTTCGTCACCGAGGCGGCGCGGCGCGGGAGCGGCTGCGTCATCGTGCAGGAGAACGTGGTCCCGGCCTCGGAGGTGGCGGTGATTCGCGTGCGCGACACCTTGCGGGCGCTGGGAGACGTCGCCCGTTTCCATCGGCGGAGGCTGGCGCCGCGGGTGCTGGCGATCACCGGTTCGAACGGAAAGACCACGACCAAGGAGATGCTGTTCTCGATTCTGCAACGCGCGCGCCTGGACGACCGCCCGTTGCGCGGCCGGGTGCTCAAGACCGAGGGCAACTACAACAACCTCGTGGGTCTGCCCTTGACCCTGCTGCGCCTGGGCGAACGCGAGCGCGTCGCGGTGGTGGAGCTGGGCACCAACCGCCCTGGCGAGATCCGCCGGCTCACGGCCATCGCCGAACCGGAGGTGG
This is a stretch of genomic DNA from Deltaproteobacteria bacterium. It encodes these proteins:
- a CDS encoding 3-oxoacyl-ACP reductase FabG, which encodes MIEGLQGKVVIVTGGGHGIGKAYCEGFTKSGSRVVVADIDKDAAEQVAADLGKMSEAGSLAVRVDVSDDDSTQQMVAKTVEQFGRVDVLVNNASIFATIPMNRGRIEEISIEEWDKLMSVNLKGVFLCCRAVLPQMRQQKSGKIINVASGTALSGPPGRIHYVASKAGVMGFSRTLAREVGDDNIQVNILCPGSTLSEVNPTEEILKMRESSIGQRAIKRVQVPQDLVGGVLFMASPLADFMTGQTLVVDGGQNMH
- a CDS encoding FAD-binding oxidoreductase; translated protein: MAGYAGTIGRLVDLLGRAAVLTDPAELDLHAWDALSDSRIHPAHPIVPVHPLCVCTPADTGEVQAVVRLANEVRVPLVPYGGGSGLMGAAASLTPGIVVDLRRMGAILEIDADSLTVRVQAGAVLETVDAALRALGLMLGHDPWTLPVATVGGTVSTDSLGYRGGKYGSMGSQVLGLEAVLPQGEVCRTPAVSKRSTGVDLKHLFIGGEGCFGILTEVTLRLFPVPETRSLHALRFGSFAAGFEAVRDLARAGCRPILLDYGDETEDPDGPSVLYLGFEGNADLAGAEERVALDGCRRRGARKLAGERAERFWRERHSAARRFAANRSERRKRGGDGVHQDWVHVALPAGQVLTFRREAIALAAARGVRFRESGLWTGPELFSLRLAKEGGDRARAELGDAVAALLDRVHAYGGSVEYCHGVGVKLAPFMAREHGRSLELMRSLKRCLDPNGIMNPGKLAL
- a CDS encoding C4-type zinc ribbon domain-containing protein, whose protein sequence is MLREQLETLAVLQDIDLEVKEHKDAQTERRQEMETRERDIARLAAEVKTLKETWEDRDRVRRDKEQVIHDANRKATDKRMRMSHVKNLKELQALQREIGVIKESNAILEEELIEVMTDLEEHEGILKQKEEELTGLQDDWNQRKGPLVQEIADLEHKIDQTRDLRAATASRLNDDLVGRYELLFNRRGGTAVVVVSSAICQACYMNIPPQLWNDVLRNERVNLCPSCQRILFYNPPAPEQGGQP
- the mraZ gene encoding division/cell wall cluster transcriptional repressor MraZ, translated to MFRGRYEHTVDTKGRLSIPAKYREVLLGKGDPRLIITNFVVSSKRCLDVYPLDEWTALEEAVRQRPKFDPNMVRFQTYYLGGAMECEVDTHGRILIPPTLRKYADLKRDVMLVSAGEKFRIWDKDAWDTVFTEAEEQLMEDPGSFSDLGL
- a CDS encoding STAS domain-containing protein; translated protein: MIGLDRKAIQDIAVIDVNGDIDLREMVRIKDMIGGLIEKERHKVVLNLKAVDHINYLSIGVLLDRLKLLREMNGDLKISGMSPHLKDIFRVVGMDGVFEYYASLDEAIESFDDDWEGAATCH
- the rsmH gene encoding 16S rRNA (cytosine(1402)-N(4))-methyltransferase RsmH — translated: MSYAHEPVMLHEVLDILAPSPSRRYLDATVGGGGHAREILRRSSPDGELLGLDWDDDAVDAAGRALAGFGGRVVLRRAGFTEAPAVLDELGWAGVDGMLLDLGLSSHQLDVPDRGFGFANDARLDMRMDRRRSPDAHELVNTLPVSELGELIREFGEEPGARRIARAIGAERRGTTIETTRQLAGIVARALGGAGGRPRGARTPATHPATRTFQALRIAVNRELENLETFLETAYEMLRAGGRLVIISFHSMEDRLVKRAFHKWGLDCVCPPRLPGCVCGWSRKAAVVTRKPRVPGKEEVRANPRARSARLRAVERV
- the ftsL gene encoding cell division protein FtsL → MFRAGQEPTKATGVLDRQDVAEARVAARRGDALWPIVLSCLLVALALLLVWQRLRVVQLGYVLSTAAKLERRLEQTNRELKLELGSLTAPDRVETMARKRLGLKDPEGKRVVVVP
- a CDS encoding penicillin-binding transpeptidase domain-containing protein, giving the protein MTKENPQDLAARMRFRLRLAGGLLLVLLLAVALRAIQLQAFDGERLARMGERQHLQEWIVQPERGTIFGRDGDALAISIEAQSVYVRPRRLKVTGKVVADVARALDMKRGDVRRRMTASEPFVWLKRQVTPREAQRVRRLKIEGVGFYHEPKRYYPQGRLAGQALGVVGRDAQGLEGVERSYDRYIRGETSSWVVERDALGRRMLVAGLDELKLQPGPDVHLTLDTALQHLAEKHLEATVKRYRAKGGTVVMADPYTGAILALASYPFFDPNQYQTQERSRWRIRAVTDTYEPGSVFKAVLAAAALEDGVVGQEDLIFCEYGKYVYGGRTIHDFKEYGWLSFAKVLQLSSNIGVAKVAHKLGKERYHRYIRRFGFGEKTGIDLLGERKGTVRPHHQWYKVDLAAASFGQSIGVTPLQMVMAFSAIANGGLLMRPYLVDRVVGEDGRVLFRNKPEMLRRVVSRETARKVVDILKGVVAEGGTGSRAALAGFETAGKTGTSQKADRVKGGYSKKRVASFAGFVPADEPRFVLLTLVDEPTVQVYGGLVAAPLFQRIAGPALHALGQKPDRRLLEAPSSAGKVGVVRVSRAGTRRGKAGSGGPNLIGMSMRQAVDEARKLRLSVVLRGHGYVAAQRMDRGGRRLVLTLKE
- a CDS encoding UDP-N-acetylmuramoyl-L-alanyl-D-glutamate--2,6-diaminopimelate ligase gives rise to the protein MLLRELLHTPDVRDERGPVDHQVQGLACDSRRVRPGSVFFALPGQRADGHDFVGDAVRRGAAAVVVERPVAVPSGTACVRVSDARRAMAHAAAVFFGRPSRSLVLVGVTGTNGKTTVTYLLEAIFGAAGRACGVIGTISRRYGGRQQPALLTTPESLEIEELLAEMAGAGVGFVAMEVSSHALDLHRAHGLDFDAAVFTNLSRDHLDYHGDMESYFRSKARLFTECLRASVKERPVAVINADDARGLELARLTRDAGLAALTYGRSSRWDVHPVRLDSDVDGLRGTLACGGQEIEFASPLMGEINLENILAAAGTAWALGAAPEAIVSGLARLERVPGRLERVPNGLGVTLVVDYAHTPDALDKVIRALRPLTRGRLITVFGCGGDRDAGKRPLMGEVAAGASDAVVVTSDNPRGEEPLAIIRGIEDGVRRGGMQRIDDGAGSAHRGYRVEPDRRAAIRLGLSLADPGDVLLVAGKGHEDYQIVGGSRVHFDDREVLREEAARSLA